The following proteins are encoded in a genomic region of Mustela erminea isolate mMusErm1 chromosome 3, mMusErm1.Pri, whole genome shotgun sequence:
- the ARRDC3 gene encoding arrestin domain-containing protein 3 isoform X2 — MVLGKVKSLTISFDCLNDSNVPVYSSGDTVSGRVNLEVTGEIRVKSLKIHARGHAKVRWTESRNAGSNTAYTQNYTEEVEYFNHKDILIGHERDDDNSEEGFNTIHSGRHEYAFSFELPQTPLATSFEGRHGSVRYWVKAELHRPWLLPVKLKKEFTVFEHIDINTPSLLSPQAGTKEKTLCCWFCTSGPISLSAKIERKGYTPGESIQIFAEIENCSSRMVVPKAAIYQTQAFYAKGKMKEVKQLVANLRGESLSSGKTDTWNGKLLKIPPVSPSILDCSIIRVEYSLMVYVDIPGAMDLFLNLPLVIGTIPLHPFGSRTSSVSSQCSMNMNWLGLSLRERPEEHGVRIACIFFLQHHPAMQKW, encoded by the exons ATGGTGCTGGGAAAGGTGAAGAGTTTGACAATAAGCTTTGACTGTCTTAATGACAGCAATGTCCCTGTGTATTCTAGTGGGGATACAGTCTCAGGAAGGGTGAATTTAGAAGTTACCGGGGAAATCAGAGTGAAATCTCTTAAAATTCATGCAAGAGGACATGCGAAAGTACGCTGGACCGAATCAAGAAACGCCGGCTCCAATACTGCCTATACACAGAATTACACTGAAGAAGTAGAATATTTCAACCATAAAGACATCTTAATTGGACACGAAAGAG atgaTGATAATTCAGAAGAAGGCTTCAACACTATTCATTCAGGAAGGCATGAATATGCATTCAGCTTCGAGCTTCCACAGAC ACCACTTGCTACCTCATTCGAAGGCCGACATGGCAGTGTGCGCTATTGGGTGAAAGCCGAATTGCACAGGCCTTGGCTTCTACCAGTaaaattaaagaaggaatttACAGTCTTTGAGCATATAGATATCAACACTCCTTCATTACTG tcaCCCCAAGCAGGCACAAAAGAAAAGACTCTCTGTTGCTGGTTCTGTACCTCAGGCCCAATATCCTTAAGTGCCAAAATCGAAAGGAAGGGCTATACCCCAG GTGAATCAATTCAGATATTTGCTGAGATTGAGAACTGCTCTTCCCGAATGGTAgtgccaaaggcagccatttaccAAACACAGGCCTTCTATgccaaagggaaaatgaaggaagtAAAACAGCTTGTGGCTAATTTACGTGGGGAATCCTTATCATCTGGAAAGACCGATACATGGAATGGAAAGTTGCTGAAAATTCCACCAGTTTCTCCTTCTATCCTCGACTGTAGCATAATTCGTGTGGAATACTCACTAATG GTATATGTGGATATTCCAGGAGCTAtggatttatttcttaatttgccACTTGTCATTGGTACCATTCCTCTACATCCATTTGGTAGCAGAACCTCAAGTGTAAGCAGTCAGTGTAGCATGAATATGAACTGGCTTGGTTTATCTCTACGTGAAAGACCTGAAG AACATGGTGTTCGAATTGCGTGTATCTTTTTCCTTCAGCACCACCCAGCTATGCAGAAGTGGTAA
- the ARRDC3 gene encoding arrestin domain-containing protein 3 isoform X1 has product MVLGKVKSLTISFDCLNDSNVPVYSSGDTVSGRVNLEVTGEIRVKSLKIHARGHAKVRWTESRNAGSNTAYTQNYTEEVEYFNHKDILIGHERDDDNSEEGFNTIHSGRHEYAFSFELPQTPLATSFEGRHGSVRYWVKAELHRPWLLPVKLKKEFTVFEHIDINTPSLLSPQAGTKEKTLCCWFCTSGPISLSAKIERKGYTPGESIQIFAEIENCSSRMVVPKAAIYQTQAFYAKGKMKEVKQLVANLRGESLSSGKTDTWNGKLLKIPPVSPSILDCSIIRVEYSLMVYVDIPGAMDLFLNLPLVIGTIPLHPFGSRTSSVSSQCSMNMNWLGLSLRERPEAPPSYAEVVTEEQRRNNLAPVSACDDFERALQGPLFAYIQEFRFLPPPLYSEIDPNPDQSADDRPSCPSR; this is encoded by the exons ATGGTGCTGGGAAAGGTGAAGAGTTTGACAATAAGCTTTGACTGTCTTAATGACAGCAATGTCCCTGTGTATTCTAGTGGGGATACAGTCTCAGGAAGGGTGAATTTAGAAGTTACCGGGGAAATCAGAGTGAAATCTCTTAAAATTCATGCAAGAGGACATGCGAAAGTACGCTGGACCGAATCAAGAAACGCCGGCTCCAATACTGCCTATACACAGAATTACACTGAAGAAGTAGAATATTTCAACCATAAAGACATCTTAATTGGACACGAAAGAG atgaTGATAATTCAGAAGAAGGCTTCAACACTATTCATTCAGGAAGGCATGAATATGCATTCAGCTTCGAGCTTCCACAGAC ACCACTTGCTACCTCATTCGAAGGCCGACATGGCAGTGTGCGCTATTGGGTGAAAGCCGAATTGCACAGGCCTTGGCTTCTACCAGTaaaattaaagaaggaatttACAGTCTTTGAGCATATAGATATCAACACTCCTTCATTACTG tcaCCCCAAGCAGGCACAAAAGAAAAGACTCTCTGTTGCTGGTTCTGTACCTCAGGCCCAATATCCTTAAGTGCCAAAATCGAAAGGAAGGGCTATACCCCAG GTGAATCAATTCAGATATTTGCTGAGATTGAGAACTGCTCTTCCCGAATGGTAgtgccaaaggcagccatttaccAAACACAGGCCTTCTATgccaaagggaaaatgaaggaagtAAAACAGCTTGTGGCTAATTTACGTGGGGAATCCTTATCATCTGGAAAGACCGATACATGGAATGGAAAGTTGCTGAAAATTCCACCAGTTTCTCCTTCTATCCTCGACTGTAGCATAATTCGTGTGGAATACTCACTAATG GTATATGTGGATATTCCAGGAGCTAtggatttatttcttaatttgccACTTGTCATTGGTACCATTCCTCTACATCCATTTGGTAGCAGAACCTCAAGTGTAAGCAGTCAGTGTAGCATGAATATGAACTGGCTTGGTTTATCTCTACGTGAAAGACCTGAAG CACCACCCAGCTATGCAGAAGTGGTAACAGAGGAACAAAGGCGGAACAATCTTGCACCTGTGAGTGCTTGTGATGACTTTGAGAGAGCCCTTCAAGGACCACTGTTTGCATATATCCAGGAGTTTCGGTTCTTGCCTCCACCTCTTTATTCAGAG ATTGATCCAAATCCTGATCAGTCAGCAGACGATAGACCATCCTGCCCCTCTCGTTGA
- the ARRDC3 gene encoding arrestin domain-containing protein 3 isoform X3: MVVPKAAIYQTQAFYAKGKMKEVKQLVANLRGESLSSGKTDTWNGKLLKIPPVSPSILDCSIIRVEYSLMVYVDIPGAMDLFLNLPLVIGTIPLHPFGSRTSSVSSQCSMNMNWLGLSLRERPEAPPSYAEVVTEEQRRNNLAPVSACDDFERALQGPLFAYIQEFRFLPPPLYSEIDPNPDQSADDRPSCPSR; the protein is encoded by the exons ATGGTAgtgccaaaggcagccatttaccAAACACAGGCCTTCTATgccaaagggaaaatgaaggaagtAAAACAGCTTGTGGCTAATTTACGTGGGGAATCCTTATCATCTGGAAAGACCGATACATGGAATGGAAAGTTGCTGAAAATTCCACCAGTTTCTCCTTCTATCCTCGACTGTAGCATAATTCGTGTGGAATACTCACTAATG GTATATGTGGATATTCCAGGAGCTAtggatttatttcttaatttgccACTTGTCATTGGTACCATTCCTCTACATCCATTTGGTAGCAGAACCTCAAGTGTAAGCAGTCAGTGTAGCATGAATATGAACTGGCTTGGTTTATCTCTACGTGAAAGACCTGAAG CACCACCCAGCTATGCAGAAGTGGTAACAGAGGAACAAAGGCGGAACAATCTTGCACCTGTGAGTGCTTGTGATGACTTTGAGAGAGCCCTTCAAGGACCACTGTTTGCATATATCCAGGAGTTTCGGTTCTTGCCTCCACCTCTTTATTCAGAG ATTGATCCAAATCCTGATCAGTCAGCAGACGATAGACCATCCTGCCCCTCTCGTTGA